Proteins encoded in a region of the Pseudomonas sp. PDNC002 genome:
- a CDS encoding DNA-binding protein: protein MNVEEPFSPDLIQGKYYLTPERFAQLIGMTDRMAVVRRWIDLGEVPSRYIGGHLMVDLSAMLKQTDAKQ from the coding sequence ATGAATGTGGAAGAACCGTTCTCTCCGGATTTAATCCAGGGCAAGTATTACCTGACGCCCGAGCGCTTTGCACAGTTGATCGGCATGACCGATCGGATGGCGGTGGTACGGCGCTGGATCGACCTCGGCGAGGTACCGTCCCGCTATATCGGCGGCCACCTCATGGTGGATCTTAGCGCCATGCTCAAGCAAACGGACGCCAAACAATGA